From Enterococcus mundtii, the proteins below share one genomic window:
- the yqeK gene encoding bis(5'-nucleosyl)-tetraphosphatase (symmetrical) YqeK, with product MNYSTDYTAYTREILMQKVQMRMSEQRFKHVLGVEQTAVALAERYGCSPEKASIAALTHDYAKERPDDEFILFIEREQLDPELLAYGNAIWHGLVGASFVERELGITDEEILQAIRLHTTGAAEMSLLDKVIYVADYIEPGRSFPGVKEAREIAMIDLDEAVAFETKHTLAHLIAQESKIYPKTIETYNHWVAK from the coding sequence ATGAATTATAGTACAGATTATACGGCCTATACTCGAGAAATTTTGATGCAAAAAGTCCAAATGAGAATGAGTGAACAACGCTTCAAACATGTCTTGGGTGTAGAACAAACAGCTGTTGCACTTGCTGAAAGGTATGGTTGCTCGCCAGAAAAAGCGAGTATCGCCGCATTGACACATGATTATGCGAAAGAACGACCAGACGATGAGTTTATCTTATTCATCGAACGTGAGCAACTTGACCCAGAATTATTAGCTTATGGAAATGCAATTTGGCACGGATTAGTCGGTGCATCATTTGTTGAACGAGAATTAGGCATCACTGATGAGGAGATCTTACAAGCAATCCGTCTCCATACGACAGGAGCTGCTGAGATGTCCTTACTCGATAAAGTCATCTATGTGGCTGACTATATCGAACCAGGACGTTCTTTTCCAGGTGTCAAAGAAGCCCGTGAGATTGCCATGATCGATTTAGATGAAGCAGTTGCATTCGAAACCAAACATACATTAGCACATTTGATTGCGCAAGAAAGCAAAATTTATCCAAAAACAATTGAAACATATAATCATTGGGTGGCAAAATAG
- the rsfS gene encoding ribosome silencing factor produces MDSKEQLKIAVQAADSKRAEDILALDVRKVSLLADYFMICSANSERQINAIVEEIIEKEEESKYEVKRVEGKEGGKWILIDLGDLIIHVFHAPERGFYNLEKLWSDAPLVDLTEWLD; encoded by the coding sequence ATCGATAGTAAAGAACAATTAAAAATCGCTGTCCAAGCAGCAGATTCAAAACGTGCAGAAGATATTTTAGCTTTAGACGTCCGTAAAGTGTCGCTATTAGCTGACTACTTTATGATCTGTTCAGCAAACAGTGAACGTCAGATCAATGCCATCGTGGAAGAAATCATTGAAAAAGAAGAAGAAAGCAAATACGAAGTAAAACGCGTAGAAGGAAAAGAAGGCGGCAAATGGATTCTGATCGATCTAGGTGATTTGATCATCCATGTATTCCATGCCCCAGAACGTGGTTTTTATAATTTAGAGAAGTTATGGTCGGATGCGCCACTTGTCGATTTGACTGAATGGTTGGATTAG
- a CDS encoding class I SAM-dependent DNA methyltransferase — protein sequence MAYETFAFIYDEVMDDGLYEQWLAFSKRHLPETTKNILELACGTGALAVAFAKDGYNVTGLDLSEEMLMIASQRAYEEEATVQFVEGNMLDLSESGQYQAITCFSDSLCYMQNDQEVQQVFDEVYQALEENGRFLFDVHSVYQIDQVFPEYSYHYQGDDFAFLWDSYTGKEKHSIEHYLTFFVESQEKDGTFTREDELHQERTYPLENYLRMLENSGFAKVEVFADFTDETPNEESRRWFFVAQKEEGEIDEL from the coding sequence ATGGCCTACGAAACATTTGCCTTTATTTACGATGAAGTCATGGATGACGGGCTTTATGAACAATGGCTCGCATTTTCTAAACGCCATTTGCCTGAAACAACTAAAAACATCCTTGAACTAGCTTGTGGTACAGGAGCATTAGCTGTGGCTTTTGCCAAAGACGGCTACAATGTAACTGGTTTGGATCTATCAGAAGAAATGCTGATGATCGCCAGTCAACGTGCCTATGAAGAAGAAGCAACGGTACAATTTGTTGAAGGGAATATGTTAGATCTATCAGAGAGTGGGCAATACCAAGCCATCACTTGTTTCTCAGATTCTTTGTGCTATATGCAAAACGATCAAGAAGTACAACAAGTATTCGATGAAGTCTATCAGGCATTGGAAGAAAACGGCCGTTTCTTGTTTGATGTCCATTCCGTTTATCAAATCGATCAAGTATTTCCGGAGTATAGTTATCATTACCAAGGAGACGATTTTGCCTTTCTTTGGGACAGTTATACGGGGAAAGAAAAACATAGCATTGAACATTATTTGACATTCTTTGTCGAATCACAAGAAAAAGACGGTACGTTCACACGTGAGGATGAATTACATCAAGAACGTACGTATCCACTAGAAAACTACTTGCGGATGTTAGAGAATAGCGGATTTGCTAAAGTAGAAGTATTCGCTGATTTTACAGACGAAACACCTAACGAAGAATCCAGACGTTGGTTTTTTGTCGCCCAGAAAGAAGAAGGCGAAATTGACG